Proteins from a single region of Metallibacterium scheffleri:
- a CDS encoding MFS transporter: MSTPNPSALDVLDQQRFSRFHARALITTGMGVFTDGYDLISISVVLPMVLHSFGVDRLTGTQSSLLVASALLASAAGAIVFGVISNAGRKRFYGIDVMLMAIAALAQAFCGSIGMLIAARTLLGFGIGADYVLSPMIMAEHSNAKDRGKALTVGFSLMWVLGAISAALLQIALEYFHVPPDLQWRITLGAGVIPAGAVILLRRRLPETPRYYAHIKGDGAALKAVVAQVAGADVAAQTQAEGSLSAGMREYFARYWRRFAMISLLWFVYDIVIYAGGLFGPSLLGKSVGLTPAEFQLVNSAIFSVCGSIVAVLLIDRWGRKPLQAWGFVLMGAMLGLYAYSYHPGSSAPLWGITLYGLFFFFNQAGPGSISGAGMLGVEMAATRVRGLVQGLSVAAGRLGAALGVFVFPRLFQDYGQSFAVAFLAGTALIGAALTLVGIPETRRVSLEKASGETVV, encoded by the coding sequence ATGTCCACACCCAACCCGAGCGCGCTGGATGTGCTCGACCAGCAGCGCTTCTCGCGCTTCCACGCGCGCGCGCTCATCACCACCGGCATGGGCGTGTTCACCGACGGCTACGACCTGATCTCGATCAGCGTGGTGTTGCCGATGGTGCTGCACAGCTTCGGCGTGGATCGCCTCACCGGCACGCAGTCGTCCTTGCTGGTGGCCAGCGCGCTGCTGGCCTCGGCGGCAGGCGCGATCGTGTTCGGGGTGATCTCCAATGCCGGGCGCAAGCGCTTCTACGGCATCGACGTGATGCTGATGGCCATCGCCGCGCTGGCGCAGGCGTTCTGCGGCAGCATCGGCATGCTGATCGCCGCGCGTACGCTGCTGGGTTTCGGCATCGGCGCCGACTATGTCCTCTCGCCGATGATCATGGCCGAGCACAGCAACGCCAAGGACCGCGGCAAGGCGCTGACCGTGGGTTTCTCGCTGATGTGGGTGCTGGGTGCGATCAGCGCGGCGCTGCTGCAGATCGCGCTCGAATACTTCCACGTACCGCCGGACCTGCAGTGGCGCATCACCCTCGGCGCGGGCGTGATCCCGGCCGGCGCGGTGATTCTGCTGCGCCGGCGCCTGCCGGAAACGCCGCGCTACTACGCGCACATCAAGGGCGATGGCGCGGCGCTGAAGGCGGTGGTGGCACAGGTGGCGGGCGCCGACGTTGCCGCGCAGACACAGGCCGAGGGCAGCCTCAGTGCCGGCATGCGCGAGTACTTCGCGCGCTACTGGCGGCGCTTCGCCATGATCAGCCTGCTGTGGTTCGTGTACGACATCGTCATCTATGCCGGTGGCCTGTTCGGTCCCAGCCTGCTGGGCAAGAGCGTGGGCTTGACCCCGGCCGAATTCCAGCTGGTCAACTCGGCGATTTTCAGCGTCTGCGGCAGCATCGTGGCCGTGTTGCTGATCGACCGCTGGGGACGCAAGCCATTGCAGGCCTGGGGCTTCGTGCTGATGGGTGCGATGCTCGGCTTGTATGCGTACTCCTATCACCCCGGCAGCAGCGCGCCGCTGTGGGGCATCACGTTGTACGGTCTGTTTTTCTTCTTCAACCAGGCCGGGCCGGGATCAATCAGCGGCGCCGGCATGCTCGGTGTGGAGATGGCCGCGACGCGCGTGCGCGGCCTGGTGCAGGGCTTGAGCGTGGCCGCAGGACGCCTCGGCGCGGCGCTGGGCGTTTTCGTGTTTCCGCGCCTGTTCCAGGATTACGGGCAAAGCTTCGCCGTGGCTTTTCTGGCGGGTACCGCGCTGATTGGCGCGGCGCTGACCCTGGTTGGCATTCCGGAGACGCGCCGCGTGAGTCTGGAAAAAGCCAGCGGCGAGACGGTGGTCTGA
- a CDS encoding bifunctional YncE family protein/alkaline phosphatase family protein, giving the protein MSRKPIALSAVSLLLLAHAAAAAPAQSPTAELPSGRLLTPVGVLARTPNFPTQVVAHGGHVAVLDGGANKLQSLRLYASDDLQLLGVANTLLGPAHPAPAPGAVAPAAVTPGANVAQGNTSELPARVSAAIPNQSLFQGLSAGRAGMLYATGGASDDLLAFTTHGGTLALQRRYALRWQAFPRRQYPYQYAGNWQQARLFYPDSVVTGPAGKHAYVTGLLANSLARVDLASGATRYLNVGSYPFAVVLADGGKRLVVSDWGGNGVTVVDRAAWKVLGEVPTGPVLGARSFAAGAHPTALAAQPGTPLVWVADANLDRIVAVDTQTLKVMRVLDDAPYPDAPPGAYPDALAIAHGQLFVANAGNDDVAVFDLASGARTALIPTGWYPTALSVRGDALYVVSAKGMGSGPNLKHQWVGDFMHGLLQRVDLRELPAHASQWTAQALHDDGFSTTQRSALTATNAQAQDWLHAHIRHVVFILRENKTFDENFGDYPAAGHWADPALDLYGPRQLPNLYAMAARGALFVNFYADGEVTSQGHQWTTAGSDSDFLQRTWSLYYSARGYIPNSGWTQDLVPDEPAARNPYAIYTNLGALGHWSNPWITYPARLFLFNDLLAHRVSFEDFGEFAARNKIGNISPALRAHLAMNYPAWDRLVLDTTRAAIADRWIRAHAQHLPRVIYIWLPDDHTAGRAACMASPDSYVANNDYATAEVIHTLSTLPSWKHTLVLLTEDDAQSGADHISAHRTFAVALGPWVKSGTLDTQHLSQVDFLRTIEAVAAIQPMSQWDANAHVLAGIWRSTPDLAPAPVLPMQTAMTRNPGRCGADSPFKSWPLNHVPGGDHIAWNDLPAARSYTPTALLKIAGPEQMRQEWLASKGPTAYAALLARLHAMAAQQKRPLQSLIAGDGGD; this is encoded by the coding sequence ATGTCCCGCAAACCCATCGCACTGAGTGCAGTCAGCTTGCTGTTGCTCGCCCACGCCGCCGCCGCCGCACCCGCGCAATCGCCGACGGCGGAACTACCCAGCGGGCGCCTGTTGACGCCGGTGGGCGTGCTGGCACGCACGCCCAATTTTCCCACCCAGGTGGTGGCGCATGGCGGTCACGTGGCGGTGCTCGATGGCGGCGCCAACAAGCTGCAAAGCCTGCGCTTGTATGCCAGCGACGACCTGCAGCTGCTGGGCGTGGCGAACACGCTGCTCGGCCCGGCGCACCCGGCGCCAGCACCCGGCGCAGTGGCACCCGCGGCCGTGACGCCCGGCGCCAACGTCGCGCAGGGCAACACAAGCGAGCTGCCGGCACGGGTCAGTGCTGCGATCCCGAATCAAAGCCTGTTCCAGGGCTTGAGCGCCGGCCGCGCCGGGATGCTCTACGCCACCGGTGGCGCCAGTGATGATCTGCTGGCGTTCACCACGCATGGTGGCACGCTGGCCCTGCAGCGGCGCTATGCGCTGCGCTGGCAGGCATTTCCGCGGCGCCAGTATCCGTACCAGTACGCCGGCAACTGGCAGCAGGCGCGACTTTTTTACCCGGACAGCGTGGTGACCGGGCCTGCCGGCAAGCACGCCTATGTCACTGGCCTGCTGGCCAACAGCCTGGCGCGGGTGGACTTGGCCTCTGGCGCGACGCGCTATCTCAATGTCGGCAGCTATCCGTTCGCGGTGGTGCTGGCCGATGGTGGCAAGCGCCTGGTGGTCAGCGACTGGGGCGGCAATGGCGTGACCGTGGTCGATCGCGCGGCGTGGAAGGTGCTGGGCGAGGTGCCGACCGGGCCGGTGCTGGGCGCACGCAGCTTTGCCGCAGGCGCGCATCCGACCGCGCTGGCCGCGCAGCCCGGTACGCCGCTGGTGTGGGTGGCCGATGCCAATCTCGATCGCATCGTCGCGGTGGACACGCAAACCCTGAAGGTCATGCGCGTGCTCGATGACGCGCCGTATCCCGATGCCCCGCCCGGCGCGTATCCCGATGCGCTGGCGATCGCGCACGGACAGCTGTTCGTGGCCAACGCCGGCAATGATGACGTGGCGGTATTCGATCTCGCCAGCGGCGCGCGCACGGCGCTGATCCCCACCGGCTGGTACCCCACCGCGCTCAGCGTGCGCGGCGACGCCTTGTATGTGGTCAGCGCCAAGGGCATGGGCAGCGGCCCCAACCTCAAGCACCAGTGGGTGGGCGATTTCATGCACGGCCTGCTGCAGCGCGTGGACCTGCGCGAGTTGCCCGCGCATGCCAGCCAGTGGACCGCGCAGGCGCTGCACGATGACGGTTTCAGCACGACGCAGCGCAGCGCGCTGACCGCGACCAATGCCCAGGCGCAAGACTGGCTGCACGCGCACATCCGGCACGTGGTGTTCATCCTGCGCGAAAACAAAACCTTCGACGAGAATTTCGGTGACTATCCCGCCGCCGGTCACTGGGCCGATCCCGCGCTGGATTTGTACGGTCCGCGCCAGTTGCCCAATCTGTACGCGATGGCCGCGCGCGGCGCGCTGTTCGTGAATTTCTACGCCGACGGCGAGGTGACCTCGCAGGGCCACCAGTGGACCACCGCCGGTTCCGACTCGGATTTCCTGCAGCGCACCTGGTCGCTGTACTACTCGGCGCGCGGCTATATCCCCAACTCGGGCTGGACGCAGGACCTGGTGCCCGATGAGCCCGCCGCGCGCAACCCCTACGCGATCTATACCAACCTCGGCGCGCTCGGCCACTGGAGCAATCCGTGGATCACCTACCCGGCGCGCCTGTTCCTGTTCAACGACCTGCTCGCGCATCGCGTCAGCTTCGAGGACTTCGGCGAATTCGCCGCGCGCAACAAGATCGGCAACATCTCGCCGGCGCTGCGCGCGCATCTGGCGATGAACTACCCGGCCTGGGACCGGCTGGTGCTGGACACCACGCGCGCGGCCATTGCCGACCGCTGGATTCGCGCGCACGCGCAACACCTGCCGCGGGTGATCTACATCTGGTTGCCGGATGACCACACCGCCGGCCGCGCCGCGTGCATGGCCAGTCCGGACAGCTATGTCGCCAACAATGACTACGCCACCGCCGAGGTGATCCACACGCTGTCCACCTTGCCCAGCTGGAAGCACACCCTGGTGCTGCTCACCGAGGACGACGCGCAATCCGGTGCCGACCACATCAGCGCGCACCGCACCTTCGCCGTGGCGCTCGGACCGTGGGTCAAATCCGGCACGCTGGACACGCAGCATCTCTCGCAGGTGGATTTCCTGCGCACGATCGAAGCCGTGGCCGCTATCCAGCCGATGTCGCAATGGGACGCCAACGCGCATGTGCTCGCTGGCATCTGGCGCAGCACGCCGGACCTCGCGCCTGCGCCGGTGCTGCCGATGCAGACCGCGATGACACGCAATCCCGGTCGCTGCGGCGCCGATTCACCGTTCAAATCATGGCCGCTCAACCACGTGCCCGGCGGCGACCACATCGCCTGGAACGATCTCCCCGCCGCGCGCAGCTACACGCCGACCGCGCTGCTGAAAATCGCCGGTCCCGAGCAGATGCGTCAGGAGTGGCTGGCCAGCAAGGGGCCGACCGCGTATGCCGCGCTGCTGGCGCGCCTGCACGCCATGGCCGCGCAGCAGAAGCGTCCGCTGCAAAGCCTGATCGCCGGCGACGGCGGCGACTGA
- the xth gene encoding exodeoxyribonuclease III — MKLASWNVNSLTVRLSQVLRWLENERPDLLALQETKLEDARFPAAEFAAAGYHAVYSGQKTYNGVALLARTPPQQVLRELPGLEDPQRRFLAADIDGLRVVNLYVVNGQSVDSDKYAYKLRWLAAVRAFLETELARHLQLVVLGDFNIAPDDRDVHDPEVWRDQILCSAPERAALQGLLDLGLEDSFRALHDESGQYSWWDYRQGGFRRDLGLRIDLILSSRALHARLRAAAIDRIPRTWERPSDHTPVLLELA; from the coding sequence ATGAAGCTGGCCTCATGGAATGTCAATTCGCTGACTGTGCGTTTGTCGCAGGTGCTGCGGTGGCTCGAGAATGAGCGCCCGGATCTGCTGGCGCTGCAGGAAACCAAGCTCGAGGATGCGCGCTTTCCCGCGGCCGAGTTCGCGGCGGCCGGCTATCACGCCGTGTACAGCGGGCAGAAAACCTACAACGGCGTGGCGCTGCTGGCGCGCACGCCGCCGCAGCAGGTGCTGCGTGAGCTGCCAGGGCTGGAAGATCCGCAGCGGCGTTTTCTCGCCGCCGACATCGATGGCCTGCGCGTGGTGAATCTTTACGTGGTCAATGGCCAGTCCGTGGACAGCGACAAGTACGCCTACAAATTGCGTTGGCTGGCCGCCGTGCGCGCGTTTCTCGAAACCGAATTGGCCCGGCATCTGCAGCTGGTGGTGCTGGGCGATTTCAACATCGCGCCGGATGATCGCGACGTGCACGATCCCGAGGTCTGGCGCGACCAGATCCTGTGCAGCGCGCCCGAACGCGCGGCCTTGCAGGGCCTGCTTGATCTGGGACTGGAGGACAGTTTCCGCGCGCTGCACGACGAGTCCGGCCAGTACAGTTGGTGGGACTATCGCCAGGGTGGTTTTCGGCGCGATCTGGGCTTGCGCATCGACTTGATCCTCAGTAGCCGCGCCTTGCATGCGCGCTTGCGTGCCGCCGCGATCGACCGCATCCCGCGCACCTGGGAACGGCCTTCGGATCACACACCCGTGCTGCTGGAACTGGCATGA
- a CDS encoding UPF0149 family protein — protein sequence MNDDLALSLTDAELDELDLFLRRHNSDDGPLLDGVHGLLTALLIGPERARPDEWLPEVLREPFADAAEGSRILSLLARLSDSIPLEIEHERYEPILGEVDTDAGDSALSAAGWCHGFAQGINLRAELWELRLEQDAELMRLLNPVVVLAIESGALETDDSVAALDDTEYDSYLAQLPETVGALAEYWRVHPPTTREQAATGSASSIEFRVPPGRRGGRWLH from the coding sequence ATGAACGACGACCTTGCCCTGTCCCTGACCGATGCCGAGCTCGACGAGCTGGATCTGTTCCTGCGCCGTCATAACAGCGATGACGGCCCGTTGCTGGATGGCGTGCATGGCCTGCTCACCGCGTTGCTGATCGGGCCGGAACGGGCGCGACCCGACGAATGGCTGCCGGAGGTGCTGCGCGAGCCGTTCGCCGATGCCGCCGAGGGCAGCCGCATCCTCAGCCTGCTGGCGCGGCTCAGCGATTCGATTCCGCTGGAGATCGAGCACGAGCGCTACGAGCCGATCCTCGGCGAGGTCGATACCGACGCGGGCGACAGCGCGCTCAGCGCCGCCGGCTGGTGCCATGGTTTCGCGCAAGGCATCAACCTGCGCGCCGAGCTCTGGGAGCTGCGCTTGGAGCAGGACGCAGAGTTGATGCGCCTGCTGAATCCCGTGGTGGTGCTGGCGATCGAATCCGGTGCACTGGAAACCGACGACAGCGTCGCGGCGCTGGATGACACCGAGTACGACAGTTATCTCGCGCAATTGCCCGAGACGGTCGGGGCACTGGCCGAATACTGGCGCGTGCATCCGCCGACCACGCGCGAACAGGCCGCTACCGGCAGCGCATCCAGCATCGAATTTCGCGTGCCGCCCGGCCGCCGCGGCGGGCGCTGGCTGCACTGA
- a CDS encoding pirin family protein has translation MSTRNLIRRIPGLPTSDGAGVKLTRLIGQPALDMLDPFLLLDAFGSERGTDYIAGFPEHPHRGFETVTYMLAGRMRHRDNHGNSGLLVAGGAQWMTAGAGLIHSEMPEQSDGEMRGFQLWVNLPATHKMIAPRYQDIAPEQIPVLTPLPGASVRVIAGDAFGTQGPVQGIVTQPLFVDITLAAGAALTLPLEAAHSAFAYVFEGAGVHFGDTWLPTQELGVLGAGAQVKLRSADAPSRLILVAAAPLHEPVARYGPFVMNTRAQIEQAIADFRNGRM, from the coding sequence ATGAGCACTCGCAACCTGATTCGCCGCATCCCCGGCTTGCCCACCAGCGACGGCGCTGGGGTCAAACTCACGCGCCTGATCGGCCAACCCGCGCTGGACATGCTGGATCCGTTCCTGTTGCTCGATGCCTTCGGATCGGAGCGCGGCACGGATTACATCGCCGGCTTTCCCGAACACCCGCATCGCGGCTTCGAAACCGTCACCTACATGCTGGCCGGGCGCATGCGCCATCGCGACAACCACGGCAACAGTGGCCTGCTGGTCGCCGGCGGCGCGCAGTGGATGACCGCGGGCGCGGGCCTGATCCACTCCGAGATGCCCGAACAGAGCGACGGCGAGATGCGCGGCTTCCAGCTGTGGGTGAACCTGCCGGCCACGCACAAGATGATCGCGCCGCGCTATCAGGACATCGCACCGGAACAGATCCCCGTGCTCACCCCGCTGCCTGGTGCCAGCGTGCGCGTCATCGCCGGTGACGCATTCGGCACGCAAGGACCCGTGCAGGGCATCGTCACGCAGCCGCTGTTCGTGGACATCACACTGGCCGCTGGCGCCGCGCTGACACTGCCGCTGGAGGCCGCGCACAGCGCGTTCGCATATGTATTCGAGGGCGCCGGCGTGCATTTCGGCGACACGTGGCTGCCGACGCAGGAACTCGGCGTGCTCGGAGCGGGCGCGCAAGTGAAACTGCGTTCCGCAGATGCGCCCAGTCGGCTGATTCTGGTCGCCGCCGCGCCGCTGCACGAACCGGTGGCACGCTACGGCCCGTTCGTGATGAACACGCGCGCGCAGATCGAACAGGCGATCGCGGATTTCCGCAACGGCCGCATGTGA
- a CDS encoding DEAD/DEAH box helicase: MGSTPSRIRPPAAEPQLISLPAAWRRLFLRPAPTPDAAGVLGFLLELTAPDGQAAAELDVAPVLLTALGNSRYARPLPLDAKRLGQGGLSLPQQRLASSLLGLPQVPRKGRSYARLAGALGDLLLNEMLDSAPCLFGGVAGLHMQRGTGKPLRWHWQLEADGRQRLLPTLHPGQRLLRIGALWVLDAEHANLCPFEGEADAAALLDAPPLPPESSAALATLLPGTRWAGRIPAPQQFAAVARAELSPKPVLTLHALTRHARLAAGAPPPAYARLSFEYGGERLPGRGGEGLVRRVREGRLVEIARKRADELAAMERLEAAGLTPAVDTEGLPWDLADTLPEDAWMFPGAGHTGALEVNTPARWLALRARLEAEGMQFDYAPSFPFEVLDGAPQWYGVATPSADQQQFALEVGLELDGRRINLLPAVAQALAERQISLSPSAHESEDAVWYAPLDARRRIPVRLSALRALLAPLAEYLDRPRAQLLLPRVQAGRLAELRNALPAERPLEAPAELADFTQRLLRTAAAASDAPPAALRAELRSYQREGLRWLNALAEAGLGGVLADDMGLGKTVQLLAHLLTLKAQGKLPAPALLVVPTSLIPNWEQESARFAPDLRLLTLHGAQRSEHFARIAQHDVVLTSYALLPRDVAALRREPFALAVLDEAQQVKNPRTRARRALQELAPPRVLALTGTPLENHLGELWAQLDLTVPGLLGDEHGFRRHYRQPIEKQGDAEAQARLNQRIAPFILRRTKAQVATELPPKTEITRNVRLEGRQRELYEGLRLTLTEELRQVIVQRGIEHSGIIVLDALLKLRQVCCDPRLVKLEAARGVHESAKLELLMEMLPALVDEGRSVLLFSQFTSMLALIARELERLRIPYLLLTGDTRDRATPVRRFQAGEVPLFLLSLKAGGVGLNLTAADTVIHYDPWWNPAAEAQAVDRAHRIGQDKPVFVYRLVAAGTVEERIEALKQRKAALVEAVLDGGGSRERLSFDQDDLDLLLAPCASE, encoded by the coding sequence GTGGGGAGCACGCCTTCGCGCATCCGCCCGCCGGCCGCCGAGCCGCAACTGATCAGCCTGCCCGCCGCATGGCGGCGGCTGTTTCTCCGCCCTGCGCCGACGCCAGACGCGGCCGGCGTGCTGGGCTTCCTGCTTGAATTGACCGCCCCTGACGGCCAGGCCGCGGCCGAACTGGACGTGGCCCCGGTCCTGTTGACCGCGCTCGGCAACAGCCGTTATGCACGGCCGTTGCCGCTGGATGCCAAGCGCCTTGGACAAGGCGGCTTGAGTCTGCCGCAACAACGTTTGGCATCGAGCCTGCTGGGGCTGCCACAAGTGCCGCGCAAGGGCCGCAGCTATGCGCGTCTCGCCGGTGCACTCGGCGACCTGCTCCTGAACGAAATGCTCGATAGCGCCCCTTGCCTGTTCGGCGGCGTCGCCGGCCTGCACATGCAGCGCGGCACCGGCAAGCCGCTGCGCTGGCACTGGCAACTCGAAGCCGACGGGCGCCAGCGTCTGTTGCCAACACTGCACCCCGGCCAGCGCCTGCTGCGCATTGGCGCGTTATGGGTGCTGGATGCCGAGCATGCCAACCTGTGCCCATTCGAAGGCGAGGCCGATGCCGCGGCGCTGCTCGACGCACCACCGTTGCCACCTGAATCCAGTGCCGCCCTGGCCACGCTGTTGCCGGGCACACGCTGGGCCGGACGTATCCCGGCACCCCAACAATTCGCCGCGGTCGCGCGCGCCGAACTCAGTCCCAAACCGGTGCTCACCCTGCACGCGCTCACCCGCCACGCACGCCTCGCCGCCGGCGCACCGCCGCCGGCCTATGCGCGATTGAGCTTCGAATACGGCGGCGAACGCCTGCCCGGACGCGGCGGCGAGGGCCTGGTACGGCGCGTGCGCGAGGGCAGACTGGTCGAGATCGCACGCAAGCGCGCCGATGAGCTGGCCGCGATGGAACGTCTCGAGGCCGCCGGCCTGACCCCGGCGGTGGACACCGAGGGCTTGCCCTGGGATCTGGCCGACACGCTGCCCGAGGACGCATGGATGTTCCCCGGCGCCGGCCACACCGGCGCACTGGAGGTCAATACGCCGGCGCGCTGGCTGGCCTTGCGCGCGCGTCTCGAAGCCGAAGGCATGCAGTTCGATTACGCGCCCAGTTTCCCGTTCGAGGTGCTGGATGGTGCCCCGCAATGGTACGGCGTGGCCACGCCCAGCGCCGATCAGCAGCAGTTCGCGCTGGAGGTGGGACTGGAACTCGACGGTCGTCGCATCAACCTGCTGCCGGCGGTGGCACAGGCGTTGGCCGAGCGCCAGATCAGCCTTTCCCCAAGCGCGCACGAATCCGAGGACGCGGTGTGGTACGCACCACTCGATGCGCGGCGCCGCATTCCGGTGCGCCTGTCCGCGCTGCGCGCGCTGCTGGCGCCGCTGGCCGAATATCTGGATCGTCCACGCGCGCAGTTGCTGCTGCCGCGCGTGCAGGCCGGGCGCCTGGCCGAACTGCGCAACGCGCTGCCGGCCGAGCGTCCGCTGGAAGCGCCGGCCGAGCTGGCCGACTTCACCCAGCGCCTGCTGCGCACTGCCGCCGCCGCCAGCGACGCACCACCCGCGGCGCTGCGCGCCGAACTGCGTTCCTACCAGCGCGAAGGTCTGCGCTGGTTGAATGCGCTGGCCGAGGCCGGCCTGGGCGGCGTACTGGCCGACGACATGGGTCTGGGCAAGACCGTGCAGTTGCTCGCGCATCTGCTCACGCTGAAAGCGCAAGGCAAGCTGCCGGCGCCCGCGCTGCTGGTGGTGCCGACCAGCCTGATCCCCAACTGGGAACAGGAAAGCGCGCGCTTCGCCCCGGATCTGCGCCTGCTCACCCTGCACGGCGCGCAGCGCAGCGAGCACTTCGCACGCATCGCGCAACACGATGTGGTGCTGACCAGTTATGCGCTGCTGCCGCGCGATGTCGCCGCGCTGCGCCGTGAACCGTTCGCGCTGGCGGTGCTGGACGAAGCGCAGCAGGTCAAGAACCCGCGCACGCGCGCGCGCCGTGCATTGCAGGAGCTGGCGCCACCGCGCGTGCTGGCGCTGACCGGCACGCCGCTGGAGAACCATCTTGGCGAGCTGTGGGCACAACTCGATCTGACCGTGCCCGGCCTGCTCGGCGACGAACACGGCTTCCGCAGGCACTACCGCCAGCCGATCGAGAAACAAGGCGATGCCGAGGCGCAGGCACGACTCAACCAGCGCATCGCGCCGTTCATCCTGCGCCGTACCAAGGCGCAGGTCGCCACCGAACTGCCGCCGAAAACCGAGATCACGCGCAACGTGCGCCTGGAAGGCCGCCAGCGCGAACTGTACGAGGGACTGCGCCTGACCCTCACCGAGGAATTGCGCCAGGTGATCGTGCAGCGCGGCATCGAGCACAGCGGCATCATCGTGCTGGATGCGCTGCTGAAGCTGCGCCAGGTGTGCTGCGATCCGCGCCTGGTCAAGCTCGAAGCGGCGCGTGGCGTGCACGAATCGGCCAAGCTCGAATTGCTCATGGAAATGCTGCCGGCCCTGGTCGACGAAGGTCGCAGCGTGCTGCTGTTCAGCCAGTTCACCAGCATGCTGGCGCTGATCGCGCGCGAGCTGGAACGCCTGCGCATCCCCTATCTCTTGCTCACCGGTGACACGCGCGATCGCGCCACGCCGGTGCGCCGTTTCCAGGCTGGCGAGGTGCCGCTGTTCCTGTTGTCGCTCAAGGCCGGCGGCGTCGGCCTCAACCTCACCGCCGCCGATACCGTGATCCACTACGACCCGTGGTGGAACCCCGCCGCCGAAGCACAGGCGGTCGACCGCGCGCATCGCATCGGCCAGGACAAACCCGTGTTCGTGTATCGACTGGTCGCCGCCGGCACCGTCGAGGAGCGCATCGAGGCACTGAAACAGCGCAAGGCGGCGCTGGTCGAGGCGGTTCTCGACGGCGGTGGCAGCCGTGAACGGCTGAGCTTCGATCAGGATGATCTGGATCTGCTGCTGGCACCCTGCGCCAGCGAGTGA
- a CDS encoding NAD(P)H-dependent glycerol-3-phosphate dehydrogenase has protein sequence MSDTTRVAVLGAGSWGTALAAVLARHGSDTCLWGRDAAQMTALAAAHRNLRYLPELELPDTLAFTHDLSRALANVDVVLIVVPSHAFATLLLQIEPLLPAQAAIAWATKGFEPGTGRFLHELVGARYPGRPAAVVTGPSFAREVAQGLPTALTVHALDATFAQQLAALLHGPALRAYSGTDVLGAELGGAMKNVLAVATGAADGMQLGLNARAGLITRGMNEMLRLGVALGAHAETLMGLAGLGDLVLTCTGDLSRNRRLGMALGRGVPLAQALAEIGQVVESVLSAEEVVRLAERLDLDLPISFHVRAVLRGEMTPSEGLRALLAREQKPEYPSGLFESR, from the coding sequence ATGAGCGATACCACGCGCGTCGCGGTTCTGGGCGCCGGTTCCTGGGGCACCGCGCTGGCCGCGGTGCTGGCGCGACATGGCAGCGACACCTGCCTGTGGGGACGCGATGCGGCGCAAATGACGGCGCTGGCCGCAGCGCATCGCAACCTGCGCTATCTGCCGGAGCTGGAACTCCCGGACACGCTGGCGTTCACGCATGATTTGTCGCGCGCGCTGGCCAATGTCGACGTGGTGCTGATCGTGGTGCCCAGCCACGCTTTCGCCACGCTGCTGCTGCAGATCGAACCCCTGCTGCCGGCGCAGGCCGCGATCGCCTGGGCGACCAAGGGTTTCGAGCCCGGTACCGGACGCTTTCTGCATGAGTTGGTCGGTGCGCGTTATCCCGGGCGACCGGCCGCAGTGGTCACCGGGCCGTCATTCGCGCGCGAAGTGGCGCAGGGCCTGCCCACGGCGCTGACCGTGCATGCGCTCGACGCCACGTTCGCGCAGCAGCTTGCCGCGCTGCTGCACGGCCCGGCATTGCGCGCCTACTCCGGCACCGATGTGCTGGGGGCGGAGCTGGGCGGCGCCATGAAAAACGTGCTGGCCGTGGCCACCGGTGCCGCCGACGGCATGCAGCTGGGCCTGAATGCACGCGCCGGATTGATCACCCGCGGCATGAACGAAATGCTGCGTCTGGGCGTAGCCCTGGGCGCGCATGCGGAAACGCTGATGGGTCTGGCCGGGCTCGGCGATCTGGTGCTGACCTGCACCGGCGACTTGTCACGCAACCGCCGTCTTGGCATGGCCTTGGGCCGCGGCGTGCCGCTGGCGCAGGCATTGGCCGAAATCGGCCAGGTCGTCGAAAGCGTGCTCAGCGCAGAAGAGGTTGTGCGCCTGGCCGAGCGCCTCGATCTGGACCTGCCGATCAGCTTCCATGTGCGCGCCGTATTGCGCGGTGAAATGACGCCCAGCGAAGGCCTGCGCGCGCTGTTGGCGCGCGAACAGAAGCCCGAATACCCGTCCGGGCTGTTCGAGTCACGCTGA